The following DNA comes from Fibrobacter sp..
CGTTCTATCAGAAGAACAAGACCACCACCAAGACTTGTAAAGTTACCGGCACAGATCCGGAAGGCAAGACCTTGAGCTATTCCATTTCGGCGGGTAATGCGAATTCAACATTTGCGGTCAGTTCTTCTGGCGAGATTACGGCCAGCAAGGCTCCTAATTTTGAAGATGTCTCTGACTACACTCTGGTCATTGATGTCTCCGATGGGACGAATACGACCAAGACGGCTGTTTTGGTCCATGTCATTGACGTAAACGAACGGCCTACGGCAGTGGTGGAGACCAATCCGTCTGAGGTCCAGGAGAATTCTTCTGTCAATACTTATGTGACTTGGGTAAACGCATCCGATATTGAAGATGGCCTGAAACTGACATATAGTATTGTTGCCGGCAACGAAAATGGGGCCTTTACCATAAAGTCTTCTGGAGTTGGCCAAAACGATGACGGCGAAATCCGCGTGGCTAAGGATATCATAGACTTTGAAACCAAGTCCTCTTACTCGCTAACAATTCTTGTGTGCGACCAGGGAACTCCTGGCACAGCTGCCGATACCCTGTGTGTTGATGTGGTTGCGAACATCACGGTGAAGGACGGCAATGAGAAGCCCACAATCACGGGAATTCCCGACCAGGTCATTGACGAACATACTCCGGTGGGAACTCCGGTGGGAACGGTTACGGGAACAGATCCCGAAGATGGTGACCTGACGTTCAGCTTTGCCGGCGGAAACAATGGTCAGGCATTCGCCATCGACCCGACCACTGGTGTAATTACGGTGGCCAGGGACATTGATTTCGAAGCACTGACCGATACGGTGTTCAAGATAAAGGTTCTTGTTGTAGATAACGGCGGCCTCCGCGATGAGACCTTTGTCAATATTGCCATCCGTGACATCAACGAAGGTGCCGAAATCGACGACGCCACTATGACCGTGGCCGAAAACCAGCCCAAGGGGACTCCGGTTGGAACCTTGGAACTTTATGACCAGGATACAAAGAACGAGAACCGCCAGAATAAATTCCAGGCTATCGGTGGTGACAAGGATTTGTTTACCATTGATGCGACTACAGGTGAGATAAAGACCAACGCTGTATTCGATTACGAAGCCAAGACTTCTTACAGCTTAGTGGTACGTGTCTACGACCAGGACGGCAATGCCGACACGGCTACGGTTAAAATCAATATCGCCGACGTGAAGGAATCCTCAAACATTGTGGTGACTTACGCCGAAACGGGTAGTGGAGCCTGGAGCCAGACCAATCCGGTGGGAACCCTGTATATCAACGAGAACAGCATGCTTCTCCAGTGGACTGCCGATGGCAAGCCTATGCCCGACACCCTGCTGGAAAATCTCCACGAAGGTTACAATGTGGTGACGCTGACCTACACGGACCCCACCAAGAACAAGGGTGTCACGGAAACCGTGGGTATCTTTGTCAGCACTCGTACTCCCGAAGTGACGGTGACCACCTCTGCCAACCACGACAATTCTGCAAGCATTTACACCCTGGTGGAAACTCCTGCCGAAGGCGATACCTCCGTATACGTGAACAAGAAGAACAACGACATCGTGATTACGATTAGGGAACCGGTCATCGACGAGACCTATTCGGATTCTTCTTGCAACTACGAAAGCCATACCTTTACGGTGAATACGGAACTGGAACCGGTGACCATCCCGTCCAATACCTACAGTGTCATGGACAAGATTGCTGCCGCCGGCCCTGTGCTCAGCGACAATCCTGCTTCCGAGGTGACCTATTCCCAGTACAACAAGGACCAGGTCAAGGTCTCTTACACAGAAAAGGTTGCCGGCGTGGATGTGACGATTTCGTACGTGACGGACAAGGACGGCAACGTGGAAAAGATTCCGGTGATTGGCGCCAATGGAAAGATTGATTCCATCGAGGTCATTACGGTGTCTTACCAGGTGAACATGGGCGGCAAGGCGGTGAACGTTTCTTACGTGGCCGATGCCATTACGGGTCAGCCCCTGAAGACCACCACGGTGAACAACACTGCTTCCAGCAGCGGCACTGCGTCCAATGCGGGGAATTCTGGTTCCAATGGTGGATCAGGTAATGGCAAGCCCGGCTCTAATGGTGGCAACGGCGGTGCAAACGCCGGAGCTAACAACGGCTCTAGCGGTAATGGCGGTTCCGGCAACGCAAATTCCGGTACGGGCAATGCCGCCCCTGTGTACATGTACTCCCTCACCGAAGGCGAGGTCCTTTACTCTGTGACCTACGACTTTACTACCAAGGCCAAGGGCATGGGCGAGACCACCGTGCAGGTAAGCTACACGGTTGACCAGAAGGGCAACGTGACCAAGGACAAGGATGGCAACGTGGGTTATTCGGTGAGCTATACCTATGTGAATGCGATGGGCAACTCTTCGACCCAGTCCGTGTATATCGTTGTGGACCTAATCCCGCCCAAGGTGAAGATTATGTCGCCTGCAAACGACTCCGTGCTCCACTCCAATTCTGTCAATGTGAAATGGTGCGTTGACTTTGGGGACGGTCGCGGTTGCGTTGAACAGGATAGCCTGAACGTTGAGGGCTTGCAGCCTGGCGAAGTGAACGAGATCGTTCGTCTCTATCGCGACAAGGCCGGCAACGAGGCTTCCGATGTGGTGTACGTCATGGCCAAGAACACCAAGGACGTGGATATATCCGTAGAAAAGCCGGTGACATCCATTACCAAGGAAGACGTGGACAAGTACTACGCCGCCAAGGAACCTGAAAAGGGTCAGACCTTTGCCATATCCATTTACAATCCCCAGACCGACAAGGAAATCGAGACCATGGTGGGTGGCGATTTCAAGAACAGGGAAGTTACTTCTGGCGAGGAGGTGTACCCCGGCTTGAAGGGCCATTTGGGTCCGACTCTCGGAATCCAGGCCAAGGTGCCGGTCATCAACTCTGTAGACGGCCTTGCAACGCTTGACGACCTGGTTGGTGCAGACGGCATGATCCTGCTGGATGCGGTGGATGCCGTGGGCAGCAAGAAGGTCTCTGTGGACGAGTTTGTGGCAGAACACTGCAATGCCGATTTCAAGGCGGAGCTGGGTAGCGATATCAGCAAGGCGAACATCTACGACACCAAGATGAGCGCCAAGATTTGGGTTTACACCTCTCTCGGCCAGTTCGTGGATTACTTCAGCTTTACTCAGGAACTGAACGACCCGAGCTATGCAAGCGATGCCGGTGTGCTGACCATGTACTTTGAAATGAAGCCCGACAGGAACGGCGATGTGCATACGGCCAACGGCCGCCTGTATGCTACCGGTGCCTATGTCTACAAGACAGAAATCACCATGAAGAGCAAGTTGCGTTGCGACCTGCCGCCCTTCGACGATGCGACCAACGTGAACAAGATGGACCAGACCAAAAAGGTCAAGGAAGACCTGCTGAAGTCCTTCGGTTACAAGCGGCCCAAGTCCGGCAAGTAGTAGCCCCGGCTGCCAGTCCGGCACGAACAAGACCAAATGAAAAAGCCCTGCAACGCAGGGCTTTTGCCGTTTATACCTGAGACGAGACGCTGGTCTGGATCCTTCGCGCGGTCGCGCTCAGGATGACAACGTTTAAGACCCGAAGCTCACAACTCACAACTCACAACTCACTAACTATTCCTCGTACTTCACTCCGGTGGCGATGAACTTGATTTCGCCGCCCTTGGGGGTAAGCGTCACGAGCTTGGAGTCAAAGCCCTTGCCTTTGAGGTATTCTCCGATGGAATTGATTTTACCTTCGGGACCACTTACCTCTAGCGTAAAGTTGTGCTTGCGCATGAGCATAATAACATCGTTCAGGGCGGTGTAGCTAGAGGCGATAAGCTTGTCGGAGTTCTTGAAGAATTTGATTTCCTTGGCGATAGCGCTCAGGTCCTGCTTGGTGTTGCGGGCGCAACCGCTTTCGTCTACCTTGACTTTTGGGAGCGTTGCTGGGCATTTGTCCAGGTGGTCGGGCACTCCGTCAAAATCGGAGTCCATGATGCAGCCCAGACTGTCTACAACGGCTCCTACCGGGGTTTTGGGACATTGGTCTATGGCATCTGGCACCCCGTCCTTGTCGGTGTCCAACGGACAGCCGTTTTTGTCTACGGGATAATCCTTAGGGGTGTCGGCGCAATTGTCGTGCAGGTCAGAAACGCCATCGCCGTCGGTATCTACGGGGCAGCCGTCCTTGTTGACGGTTTCTCCAAGTTCCGTTCCTGGGCATGAGTCTACTTCGTCGGGGATGCCATCCCGGTCTTCGTCCATAGGGCAGCCGAAGGCGTTGATTTTCCAGCCCTCGGGCGTGTTCGGGCAGGCGTCGTTTTCGTTAAGTACTCCGTCGTGGTCTTCGTCCAGGGGGCAGCCCTTGGCGTCTACGGGGTCGTCTTTGCGGGTGTTCGGGCACTGGTCCGCATTGTCGTCAACTCCGTCGCCGTCGGTGTCCAACTTGCATCCGAACGCATCTACGGCCATGCCGTCAGGAGTGTTGGCACAAGTGTCCTTGTAGTCGGGGACTCCGTCTTTGTCTTGATCCAGCGGACAACCCAGAAAGTCCACTTTTACGCCCAAGGGTGTTCCCGGACAGTCGTCCACGATGTTCAGCACTCCGTCCTGGTCTTCGTCAACAGGGCATCCGCGGCTGTTTACCACCATGTCGCGGGCAGATCCCGGACACATATCCAGTCGGTCGGGCACTCCGTCGCGGTCGGCATCTTTCCAGCTGAAGTCGATGGCCTTGCTTATGCCGATGGTCATAGAAATTTTCGGGGTTCCCGAAACGGTGTAGTGAATGTCTTTTCCTTCATTTTCGCGGGTGACTTGGTGACCGTTGCGCAGTTCTGTTCCCCTGAAATAGTCAAGACCAAGGTCGACGCCTAGGAGCAAATTGAAATCCTGTGGCAGGTGAAGCTTTACTGCAGGCGAAATGCGGAACCCGTCTTTCTCCAGGTGGTTGCTGAATCTGCTTGGACTGATTTTTGTTTCACCTGAAATTTCAAGAATGACGGATATTAATTTGTGTGGAAAAAGATTGAACCCGCTTCCCCATACTACGTACTCTGTACCGAAGTGACCGAAATAGGTATTCCATTGAACAATGTCAAAAAGTTCAAGAGTCAGGAACAGCGTTGTGGCAAAGGACCAACTGCCGTAGGTATAGGCATGGGTTGTTTCGTCTCCATCCTTGATGTTCCAGATGCGTCTGGGGCGGAAACCGGCGTCTTTGGTGCCTGTAGGGGCGAATACCTCAAGGGAGATTGCTGGCTTCAGGGGAAAATCCGTCGGGAGCGATGCCTTGCCGTATATCTGCATGTCGCCCAGCCCCGTAGTCTTGTAGTCCGTCTCCTTGATTTGACCGTCATAGTAGATAGGCTGGTAAATGCCGAACTCGAAATAGTCTAAAGGCGCGTATGAGGCTTGAAGGGCTCCGCCCGATGAGGGAATATTGCTTGGAACTTCGTGTTCCGTGCCTGTGCCGGCGTCCTCGAATCCGTTGATGGCCATGGGGGAGCCGTCGCTCAGGTTCTCGAAATTCCCGGAAAAGAAGAAAAAACCCTGACCTAGGGTGGTGGACGAGGGTACCCTGAAGCCGTCACCGTTGCGAATGGCACCGGTATGCGAAAATGCGTAAGTCGTTGCTAGACAAAGAGTTACGAACAATTTTTTAGCATTCATCGCAAAAAATTTAATTTTTTTTCGCAAAGGTATTGACTTTTTGAAGTTTATGTATACATTTCCACTCGTGGAACCGAATCGAGAGACTAAATCAGGACTCCCTCCTTGGCACAGAAAGGCCCAAAAAGCCTATCGGGTCAATAGGGTCATCATCGTGCTCCAGATAGTGGCGTCTTTGGTGATGAGCGGGGTAATCCTGGTTGGAATCAGTCGTGTCCTGCACTGAGGAGAATTCTATGTTGAACTATGCGTACCATTGCGGCCGTAGGCCGAAGAGTGATTCTTTCGATAATTCCCTTCCTTTCCCCAACGAGGAAATCGAAGAGGAAATCGAGGAGGAGGAAGAAGAACTGGACGAAGAGGTGGATTTCGACCAGCCGTCCTTCAAGCGCGACCAGATCTGGTCCGACTACGCCGAAGACCTGGATTACGACCAGTGATATGCCTTTCTAGGCATATCGTAGTCCTGGGAACTTTTCTTTCGGTTATCCTGCTAGCTGCCTGTGCCCCGGCACAGGCTCCAGTTGCAAACGATGTTCCTTCGGGCGGCCCTGCGGGTAAGCCCGATTCTTTGGTGTATTCCGAAGACGGTCCGGAATCCTTTGCTCAGGTGGCCCTCCGGGAAAAGGTCCACGATTCCCTGGCGGTCCGGCCTTCTTGGACTTATTACCAGTACGCCCTGGAGGCCATGGACAACCAGGAATGGCTCTTGGCCAGGCATTACTTGGACGAATCCCTGCGGCAGTTCATTGCCGAAAAGCACGACACCCTTTACCATAATGTTCCCGAATCCGTTGATTCCATATACCGGGCACAGATGCCGCTCCGCATTGTGGATGCCCTGGACGAGGTTTACCCGAACATTTCAGAAATCGGCGTAGATGCAGGGGTGTTCGAGCAGAACGAAGTGTCTATCGAGGGTGTGGATGCCCTGGACGAAAGCGCTGCGGATAGCGCTGCCTTGCAGGTTATCGAAA
Coding sequences within:
- a CDS encoding thrombospondin type 3 repeat-containing protein gives rise to the protein MNAKKLFVTLCLATTYAFSHTGAIRNGDGFRVPSSTTLGQGFFFFSGNFENLSDGSPMAINGFEDAGTGTEHEVPSNIPSSGGALQASYAPLDYFEFGIYQPIYYDGQIKETDYKTTGLGDMQIYGKASLPTDFPLKPAISLEVFAPTGTKDAGFRPRRIWNIKDGDETTHAYTYGSWSFATTLFLTLELFDIVQWNTYFGHFGTEYVVWGSGFNLFPHKLISVILEISGETKISPSRFSNHLEKDGFRISPAVKLHLPQDFNLLLGVDLGLDYFRGTELRNGHQVTRENEGKDIHYTVSGTPKISMTIGISKAIDFSWKDADRDGVPDRLDMCPGSARDMVVNSRGCPVDEDQDGVLNIVDDCPGTPLGVKVDFLGCPLDQDKDGVPDYKDTCANTPDGMAVDAFGCKLDTDGDGVDDNADQCPNTRKDDPVDAKGCPLDEDHDGVLNENDACPNTPEGWKINAFGCPMDEDRDGIPDEVDSCPGTELGETVNKDGCPVDTDGDGVSDLHDNCADTPKDYPVDKNGCPLDTDKDGVPDAIDQCPKTPVGAVVDSLGCIMDSDFDGVPDHLDKCPATLPKVKVDESGCARNTKQDLSAIAKEIKFFKNSDKLIASSYTALNDVIMLMRKHNFTLEVSGPEGKINSIGEYLKGKGFDSKLVTLTPKGGEIKFIATGVKYEE
- a CDS encoding cadherin domain-containing protein, with amino-acid sequence IIDGNANDENGTASFAINASTGKISVKGKLDFERIERYPLKVRVSDDGGLYKDIIVVVNILDENEPPVAVNCTGSVKENSLINTYTNCHIAANDPENTTLKYEITGGEGKELFRIDNQGDIWTDGAIDYESLPAGAKYYTLTVTVKDKNGASGYKSTTATATITVTDVNEPPAAPADTCWIKENTKTPFYKKDGTTTKTCSVAGSDPEGKSLTYSITAGNTNTTFAVNSSSGVITASKAPDFETTPEFPLVIEVSDGVNEPVKTLALIKVIDVNEAPTAKNTSCTIAENSPINLVTPCWIEASDQDGDALTYSITSATQNGADYFRVDEHGNIVVKALIDYDALSSDKFFVLTVTVSDGRGKTKTATATVNITDENEAPSVTQDTCWIKENTKTPFYQKNKTTTKTCKVTGTDPEGKTLSYSISAGNANSTFAVSSSGEITASKAPNFEDVSDYTLVIDVSDGTNTTKTAVLVHVIDVNERPTAVVETNPSEVQENSSVNTYVTWVNASDIEDGLKLTYSIVAGNENGAFTIKSSGVGQNDDGEIRVAKDIIDFETKSSYSLTILVCDQGTPGTAADTLCVDVVANITVKDGNEKPTITGIPDQVIDEHTPVGTPVGTVTGTDPEDGDLTFSFAGGNNGQAFAIDPTTGVITVARDIDFEALTDTVFKIKVLVVDNGGLRDETFVNIAIRDINEGAEIDDATMTVAENQPKGTPVGTLELYDQDTKNENRQNKFQAIGGDKDLFTIDATTGEIKTNAVFDYEAKTSYSLVVRVYDQDGNADTATVKINIADVKESSNIVVTYAETGSGAWSQTNPVGTLYINENSMLLQWTADGKPMPDTLLENLHEGYNVVTLTYTDPTKNKGVTETVGIFVSTRTPEVTVTTSANHDNSASIYTLVETPAEGDTSVYVNKKNNDIVITIREPVIDETYSDSSCNYESHTFTVNTELEPVTIPSNTYSVMDKIAAAGPVLSDNPASEVTYSQYNKDQVKVSYTEKVAGVDVTISYVTDKDGNVEKIPVIGANGKIDSIEVITVSYQVNMGGKAVNVSYVADAITGQPLKTTTVNNTASSSGTASNAGNSGSNGGSGNGKPGSNGGNGGANAGANNGSSGNGGSGNANSGTGNAAPVYMYSLTEGEVLYSVTYDFTTKAKGMGETTVQVSYTVDQKGNVTKDKDGNVGYSVSYTYVNAMGNSSTQSVYIVVDLIPPKVKIMSPANDSVLHSNSVNVKWCVDFGDGRGCVEQDSLNVEGLQPGEVNEIVRLYRDKAGNEASDVVYVMAKNTKDVDISVEKPVTSITKEDVDKYYAAKEPEKGQTFAISIYNPQTDKEIETMVGGDFKNREVTSGEEVYPGLKGHLGPTLGIQAKVPVINSVDGLATLDDLVGADGMILLDAVDAVGSKKVSVDEFVAEHCNADFKAELGSDISKANIYDTKMSAKIWVYTSLGQFVDYFSFTQELNDPSYASDAGVLTMYFEMKPDRNGDVHTANGRLYATGAYVYKTEITMKSKLRCDLPPFDDATNVNKMDQTKKVKEDLLKSFGYKRPKSGK